One genomic segment of Methylocystis sp. SC2 includes these proteins:
- a CDS encoding O-acetylhomoserine aminocarboxypropyltransferase/cysteine synthase family protein — MAVDSKHAETIALHAGWRADATNGAVAAPIYQTTSYQFHDTEHAANLFALKELGHIYTRIGNPTTGVLEARLAALEGGVAALALASGQAASALSLQNLARVGDNVVSSTDLYGGTWNLFANTLKDQGLEVRFVDPADPENFRRATDDRTRAYYAETLPNPKLTVFPIAEVAAIGRELGVPLIMDNTAAPILCRPIDHGAAIVVYSTTKYLGGHGTSIGGAIIDSGNFDWEKFPQRQPALNTPDPSYHGAVWVEAVKPIGPVAYIIKARATLLRDLGPAPSPFNAFLTLQGVETVTLRMERHVQNAQKVVDFLSKRSEVTRVIHPSQQTGEMRRRADAYLKGGYGALLGFELKGGLDAGRRFIDALQMFYHVANIGDARSLAIHPATTTHSQLAEEAQLASGVTPGYVRLSIGIEHIDDIIADLEKGLNAAGA, encoded by the coding sequence ATGGCCGTCGACAGCAAGCACGCCGAAACGATTGCGCTCCACGCCGGCTGGCGCGCTGATGCGACCAACGGCGCCGTCGCCGCGCCAATCTATCAGACGACCTCCTATCAGTTTCACGACACCGAGCACGCCGCCAATCTTTTCGCGCTCAAAGAACTCGGCCACATCTATACGCGCATTGGCAATCCGACGACCGGCGTCTTGGAGGCGCGGCTCGCGGCGCTCGAAGGCGGCGTGGCGGCCCTGGCGCTCGCCTCTGGACAGGCGGCGTCAGCGCTATCGCTACAAAATCTCGCGCGCGTCGGCGACAATGTCGTCTCGTCCACCGACCTTTACGGCGGCACCTGGAACCTCTTCGCCAATACGCTGAAGGACCAGGGCCTCGAAGTGCGATTCGTCGATCCGGCCGATCCCGAGAATTTCCGCCGCGCCACCGACGATCGCACGCGCGCTTATTACGCCGAGACTCTGCCTAATCCGAAACTCACGGTGTTTCCGATCGCCGAAGTGGCGGCGATCGGCCGGGAGCTCGGCGTTCCGCTGATCATGGACAACACCGCCGCGCCAATCCTCTGCCGGCCGATCGATCATGGCGCGGCGATCGTCGTTTACTCGACCACAAAATATCTTGGCGGCCACGGCACGTCGATCGGCGGCGCCATCATCGACTCCGGCAATTTCGACTGGGAGAAATTTCCGCAACGTCAGCCGGCGCTGAATACGCCTGATCCGAGCTATCACGGCGCCGTCTGGGTCGAGGCGGTCAAGCCGATCGGGCCGGTCGCCTATATCATCAAGGCGCGCGCGACGCTGTTGCGCGATCTCGGTCCGGCGCCCTCGCCGTTCAACGCTTTTCTCACGCTGCAGGGCGTCGAGACGGTGACGCTGCGCATGGAGCGTCATGTGCAGAACGCGCAGAAGGTCGTCGACTTCTTGAGTAAGCGCAGCGAAGTGACGCGGGTCATTCATCCTTCGCAGCAGACAGGCGAGATGCGCCGGCGCGCCGACGCCTATCTGAAGGGCGGCTATGGCGCGCTGCTCGGCTTCGAACTGAAGGGCGGTCTCGACGCCGGCCGCAGATTTATCGACGCGCTGCAGATGTTCTATCACGTCGCCAATATCGGCGACGCGCGCAGCCTCGCCATCCATCCGGCGACGACGACGCATTCGCAGCTCGCCGAGGAGGCGCAGCTCGCGAGCGGCGTCACGCCCGGCTATGTGCGGCTCTCAATCGGCATCGAACATATCGACGACATCATCGCCGATCTGGAGAAAGGGCTGAACGCGGCCGGCGCATAA